In Chitinivibrionales bacterium, the DNA window CAAAAGAATGCTTGCGCTTCTGGCAAAAGACGGGTGTATCGCGCTTGCAGAGACCGTACATTCGCAGGGCCAGCGCCTGAGCAGCCTCCTGACGTTCAGAAACTTGCCGCAGAACGCCATATCCCGATTTGCGAAAGCTGAGGAACGGCTCTTTGCTGACAAAGGCGACGCGCTTGTCAACTGGGACCCGGCGTCGCTCGAAAAGCAGTGCGCGGCGCAGTTCCCCTGCGTGTTTACCGTCCAGACCATCGCACCGGCGGGCCGCAGGCGGATTACACCCGGCATGGTGGACCACTGGTTCAGGCCGCGCACCGAAGGCGGCCGCACGCCGCTCGGCGCCCGCCTTGAGGAGGAATTCGGTAAAAAGGCCGCCGCCGAGATCAAAAAGCAAATCCACGGCCAGCTTGACAATACAGACATACCCTGGAAGACCTCCATCGCCATCATGCGAATATTTGCCGCCCGCGCCTGATTTTGCGCATCGCGCAACATGAGTTATATTGTTAGCCGAGCATTTCAATAAAATTCGTTGGGGGGATTAAAGGAGACGTTCATGACACAGGCCAACGCTCGTCAGCCGTTCCGGAATTTCTTCATCAAACGGTCGATGCAGCTGAACCTCATTTTCAAGATTCTTCTCGTCGTGCTTATCGGCGCGGTGCTCGCCACCGCGGCCCTCACCGTGCTCTACAACTTCAAGGCGCACGGCGGCAGCTTTTACTACATGAGCAACGACATGCGCCAGGACCTCGAGCTCAAGAGCGTTCTCGAGTTCGTGCTGCCCAGCGTGATCGGCGCGCAGGTGTTCAGCATCCTCATCGGCCTCGGCATCGGGCTTTTCTCCTCGCGCAAGATGGCGGTGCCCATTTACAAATTCGAAAAATGGGTGTCGCAGCTTCGCACCGGGAACCTGAACACGAAAATCTCGTTCCGGGAGACCGAAGCCGAAATGGAAGACCTCACGTCGGAGTGCAACGCCATGGCCGGATTCTACCAGAAACTGTTCAAGGAAATGAGCGCCTCGGCCGAGGCGATTGAAAAGAACGTGGGGGGAAACGCCGCGGCAATGGAGCAGGTGAACCAGATGAAGAAGACGCTGGGGAAGGTGAATTTCGGATAATATTGATTTTAAAATGATATTTGATTCTATTTCCCCTCTTCATCTGTGGAGAGGGTTGGCCGCTCCGGCGGCCGGGGTGAGGCGTAAATAAAAAGAGCATTTACTTCGCCGGCATGCAGTCCAGTTCCTTCTCGATCCGCACAAGCACAGCATTCATATCATTCATAACTTCACCATTCGTAAACCTCCGCCTCGTCCCCTGCTTCTTCTCCACAGTGTGGAGAAGGGAGCAAGAAAATCAAGCTTTCCATTACCCCTTCCTTTTCGCCACAAACTCCTCCACTACTTTCCCATGCCTCTTCGCGTACCCGCTGCCCGGCGCCTTCCCGCACTTCCTGCAGCTTATGTTATATGCCGAATTCATTGCTCCACATTCGGGACAGCTGAAAAGTTCCCTCGTCTCCTCGAACCAGGTTTCCCAGCCCGCGTCGCGGATCCTGTCCTGCCATTCCCATAGTTCGAGGCGGTGCGGCGCTTCTGCCTGGAACCGTTTGAGTTCCTCACACGGATATTCTGCGC includes these proteins:
- a CDS encoding DUF3795 domain-containing protein, which gives rise to MKPSQQKSPKADKSLAGACGLFCPSCLIYIGARETPEHRARIAAGLGVPAETLVCDGCRSANRYVYCNSCKMIACVAKKGIDFCGQCAEYPCEELKRFQAEAPHRLELWEWQDRIRDAGWETWFEETRELFSCPECGAMNSAYNISCRKCGKAPGSGYAKRHGKVVEEFVAKRKG